One stretch of Methermicoccus shengliensis DSM 18856 DNA includes these proteins:
- a CDS encoding 30S ribosomal protein S17: MAKDIGIEVKPPKQECNDEHCPFHGHLSVRGQMLEGVVVSDKMEKTVVVEREYELWVKKYERYEKRRSRIHAHNPPCIGAKVGDRVLIMECRPLSKTKSFVVVEVR; encoded by the coding sequence ATGGCAAAAGACATAGGAATCGAGGTCAAGCCCCCCAAGCAGGAGTGCAATGATGAGCACTGTCCCTTTCATGGACACCTCTCCGTGAGAGGGCAGATGCTCGAAGGGGTGGTGGTCTCGGATAAGATGGAAAAGACGGTGGTCGTGGAGAGGGAATATGAGCTGTGGGTGAAGAAGTACGAGCGATACGAGAAGAGACGTTCCCGAATCCATGCCCACAACCCACCGTGCATCGGTGCCAAGGTGGGGGACAGAGTGCTCATAATGGAGTGTAGACCACTCAGCAAGACCAAGAGCTTCGTGGTGGTGGAGGTGAGATGA
- the rnp1 gene encoding ribonuclease P protein component 1 yields MITPSNLPSHELMGLKVKVEHSTNPCLEGIEGRVVDETQRILVIEEPSGRRVRVPKDVCTFVFELPPRVRVSGRLLVGRPEDRISKRYRR; encoded by the coding sequence ATGATCACTCCGAGCAACCTGCCAAGCCACGAACTCATGGGGCTCAAGGTGAAGGTGGAGCACAGCACCAACCCGTGCCTTGAGGGAATCGAGGGCAGGGTGGTGGACGAGACCCAGCGCATCCTCGTGATAGAGGAGCCCTCTGGGCGAAGGGTCAGGGTTCCAAAGGACGTGTGCACCTTCGTCTTCGAGCTCCCTCCAAGGGTGAGGGTGAGCGGCAGGCTGCTCGTTGGGAGACCAGAGGACAGAATATCCAAGCGGTATAGGAGATGA
- the rpl14p gene encoding 50S ribosomal protein L14 produces MYSHKGTITRALNAGALLTCADNTGAKVLQIISVKRYRGVKNRMPKAGIGDMCVVSVKKGTPEMRKQIMKAVIIRQKRPYRRPDGLMVSFEDNAAVITDDSGVPKGTEIKGPVAKEVAERYGKIASAATIIV; encoded by the coding sequence ATGTACAGCCACAAGGGAACGATTACGAGGGCGCTCAATGCTGGCGCGCTGCTCACGTGTGCCGATAACACGGGAGCCAAGGTACTCCAGATAATCTCCGTGAAGAGGTACAGGGGTGTGAAGAACAGGATGCCAAAGGCTGGCATAGGCGACATGTGTGTGGTGAGCGTGAAGAAGGGCACCCCAGAGATGCGAAAGCAAATCATGAAGGCGGTCATCATCAGGCAGAAAAGGCCCTACCGGAGGCCAGATGGGCTGATGGTCAGCTTTGAGGACAACGCTGCCGTCATCACGGACGACTCGGGCGTCCCCAAGGGCACCGAGATCAAAGGACCAGTCGCCAAGGAGGTTGCCGAAAGGTATGGAAAGATCGCCTCGGCAGCTACCAT